Genomic window (Cicer arietinum cultivar CDC Frontier isolate Library 1 unplaced genomic scaffold, Cicar.CDCFrontier_v2.0 Ca_scaffold_5481_v2.0, whole genome shotgun sequence):
tctctctctctctctctctctctctctctctctcttcattGCCTCTTCATAAATACTAACCGTCACCCCCATCAATATCACTCTCACCACCACCACTACTACTTCtactttttctctctctctctctctcaaagTTAATGGCAATTAGATCAAAATCAACCAAACTAGTTCAAACTACAGTCCTTAAACAAATCCTGAAGAGATGTTCAAGCTTAGGCAAAAAAAATGGGTATGAagacgaagaagaagatgacGGTACTCTTCCACATGATGTACCAAAAGGTCATTTTGCTGTTTATGTTGGTGAAAACAGAAGCAGATACATTGTACCAATTTCATTCTTAACTCACCCTCACTTTCAGACACTCCTTCGACAAGCTGAGGAAGAATTCGGATTCGATCATGATATGGGTCTCACTATTCCTTGTCAAGAAGTTGTTTTCCGATCTCTAACATCGATGATCAGATGAATCAACGGCTCTCATTCAATTGAAGAACGATGATCAAGATGAAGCTACATCTaactgtttttgtttttgtttgctTCTCTTTTTTTTAACATCTTTCTTTCACTATGCTCTATTTTCGTTTCTGTTTCGGAATGGGCCTTGCCCCGTCTCAATTGGACCTCTGCACCAAAGCCCAGATCCATACTAGAGCGTCCTGCAAACTGCACGCACTCATGCGATGTGGATCAATTCGCGATCTagtttttccctttttttttagttatttttgtttattttctcttcttttgaATAGCCCTATATATTTAtgggtgttttttttttatcatattatgtGACTATAACTTTTGTTCCCAGGAGCATTTCTTGGGGTAAAATTTGTATAAAGGGTTTGAAGTTGATTTTCCTCCCTCGCAGGCGTTTCATGATCAGTTCGTAGTTATTGCCACCTCCCTTTAGTCTTTCCACACCCCCACCGAGGAAGAAATTGTAGGCCATGTGAAATTAAGATTTTGTGCCGGGACACAAACTGGTAACGGGGGATTAGATTatgttagaaaaaaaattaaataattatgatgcaaatataaaacaaaattcgTAAAAGTAAAGGGAGCAAAACATGCATGACTTGTCTGACAAACGCGCTGTACTTATGTGTACGGAACATCTGAAGCTACACTTTGCTATGCCTTTTaaattgaactagaatataATCTGCGTAACAGTGTAatctgtcaaaaaaaaaattatgttaattttttaaagtttgaagataatatttatatgtattaatctattaatttgatcataattttttttttatatttacaaatttcttagtttataaaaattgtaatttttagataataagtaatttttattctaaacaatatgataaaaaaatataagtgatTGTTTATattcacaattaaaaatattcaaataaaatatagtaatttttactttaaaaatattatcataaaaatatgagtgattgtttgtatagattttattgtgttttaaacattcaatcattataaattattttcttcttataaaaaatagaatatatattttgcaaacattgatatatattttgttacat
Coding sequences:
- the LOC101505218 gene encoding auxin-responsive protein SAUR50-like, which translates into the protein MAIRSKSTKLVQTTVLKQILKRCSSLGKKNGYEDEEEDDGTLPHDVPKGHFAVYVGENRSRYIVPISFLTHPHFQTLLRQAEEEFGFDHDMGLTIPCQEVVFRSLTSMIR